From a region of the Bacillus sp. E(2018) genome:
- a CDS encoding thiamine pyrophosphate-binding protein: protein MTKQTVWEKVASCLGAYGTEIVFGLPSDDLKLLQCIEEKEIEFFSAKDQSNALYMGTGYSLASGRLSVCHIGKGPAVASSITGVLEASSQSIPLLIIATATDTNRYGSKKAFQEADQLKLISPLTKWSHRVESAASVGWVLKKAIFTAINGSQGPVYIEIPENIGSELVDEELFSFKHFHVSNKIPSSNSIREAQRLIHNARNPVILAGGGCKRSTNRSTTTQLAELIDAPIFVTASGRGCVDENHPLFCGLGGLYSSSEMDTLIKECDLFLSLGSKLEETVLFGWEEHLLLRDMIEINIDENDFNLSFDSLKLVGEVGSTLNLLIETIEPSFKVTSQNKVSIIKKKLHEQKQEILQRNDELKVIDILEEMETTLAENSVLVHENGLQDMWSYFYPNFKLKNEQNAIVPSEQTSLGFGCGAAVGVKKAHPDRPVIALVGDGAFNLFSVELPTLITQKIPIIYVVLKNGGYGWLEFQNNSQETSFVEPSLSLVSIDHEQLCVLPLVEKNQLGKVFSESIKRMNEGKTVVIEATVHLNDVPSALSELYGDFPVKEVVQ, encoded by the coding sequence ATGACTAAACAGACTGTTTGGGAAAAGGTAGCATCGTGTCTCGGTGCGTATGGAACAGAGATCGTTTTTGGATTACCGAGTGATGACTTAAAACTGTTACAGTGCATCGAAGAGAAGGAGATAGAATTCTTCTCTGCTAAAGATCAAAGCAACGCTCTATACATGGGAACGGGTTATTCGTTAGCTTCAGGTAGACTGTCTGTATGTCATATCGGCAAAGGCCCCGCTGTAGCGAGTAGCATCACAGGTGTTTTAGAAGCGAGTTCGCAGAGTATACCGCTCTTAATCATCGCTACCGCTACAGATACGAACCGCTATGGTTCAAAGAAAGCCTTTCAAGAAGCTGATCAGTTGAAGTTGATCTCACCTCTCACGAAGTGGAGTCATCGGGTAGAGAGCGCTGCATCTGTTGGGTGGGTATTAAAGAAAGCGATCTTTACAGCGATAAATGGTTCTCAGGGACCGGTCTATATCGAGATCCCTGAAAACATCGGCAGTGAGCTCGTAGATGAAGAACTCTTTTCTTTTAAGCATTTCCACGTTTCAAATAAAATTCCATCATCAAACTCTATCCGTGAAGCACAGAGGTTGATTCATAACGCGAGAAATCCTGTCATTTTAGCGGGTGGTGGTTGTAAACGTTCCACCAACAGATCAACGACCACCCAGCTCGCAGAGCTGATTGACGCACCGATCTTTGTGACGGCATCTGGAAGAGGGTGTGTGGATGAAAATCACCCCTTATTCTGTGGTCTTGGAGGCTTATACTCTTCAAGTGAGATGGACACGCTCATCAAAGAGTGTGACCTCTTCCTCTCACTCGGCAGTAAACTCGAAGAAACGGTGTTATTCGGGTGGGAAGAACACCTCTTATTGAGGGACATGATTGAGATCAACATCGACGAGAACGATTTTAACCTCTCTTTTGACAGCTTAAAACTAGTCGGAGAAGTCGGTTCTACTCTTAACCTTTTAATTGAAACCATCGAACCATCGTTTAAAGTTACATCACAGAATAAAGTCAGCATCATCAAAAAGAAGTTGCACGAGCAAAAACAAGAGATCCTGCAAAGAAACGATGAACTGAAGGTCATCGATATTCTAGAAGAGATGGAAACGACTCTAGCCGAAAACAGTGTACTGGTTCACGAGAACGGCCTACAAGACATGTGGAGCTATTTTTATCCGAATTTCAAGTTAAAAAACGAGCAGAACGCTATAGTCCCGAGTGAACAGACGAGCCTTGGGTTTGGGTGTGGAGCGGCTGTAGGTGTGAAGAAAGCTCATCCAGATCGTCCTGTTATAGCACTCGTAGGAGATGGGGCGTTCAACTTGTTCAGTGTAGAACTTCCTACACTCATCACGCAAAAGATCCCCATCATCTATGTTGTATTAAAGAACGGGGGATATGGTTGGTTAGAATTTCAGAACAACAGTCAGGAGACGAGCTTTGTAGAACCTTCGCTCTCTTTAGTGTCTATCGATCACGAGCAACTGTGTGTTCTTCCGTTAGTTGAGAAGAACCAACTAGGAAAGGTTTTTTCAGAGAGTATCAAAAGGATGAATGAAGGAAAGACGGTTGTGATCGAAGCGACGGTTCACCTAAATGATGTTCCTAGTGCGTTAAGCGAATTGTATGGAGATTTTCCAGTAAAGGAGGTTGTTCAATGA
- a CDS encoding ACP S-malonyltransferase: MEAILLPGLAPSSYSEVKEFIHHSPFAIKRFQEASEVIGYSLIDAFKTAGERDYEVYESAFLANSIALLDHFKDRYGIEPNVAIGPSFGVLGAAVYTKSLTYEEAMWLTHESGKVSKDFYLNLEGDFQTHFVYNLSLNEANDLIQSFTQRGKYLELAGYLEKVVCLCGPKVVIDELKEELNHKPKCFSLHTMNQPIHSKQLRELNQKLKKSIFMQVDFKPIHGTFISDVNGALITDPDEFKQTILDGYDNPVRWDLVKGRIDQLGLQKIYVIGPKNLFSQLLKNQIQTIDVGPDNVFTSGAVK, translated from the coding sequence ATGGAAGCCATTCTTTTACCAGGACTCGCTCCTTCTTCGTACAGTGAAGTGAAGGAATTCATCCACCATAGTCCTTTTGCGATCAAACGTTTTCAAGAGGCGAGTGAAGTGATCGGTTACTCACTGATCGATGCTTTTAAAACAGCGGGTGAGAGAGACTATGAAGTATATGAGAGTGCGTTCTTAGCGAACTCTATCGCTCTACTCGATCATTTTAAAGATCGGTATGGAATCGAACCTAACGTTGCGATCGGCCCTAGCTTTGGCGTGTTAGGAGCAGCTGTGTATACGAAATCACTAACGTATGAAGAAGCTATGTGGCTCACTCATGAATCTGGGAAAGTATCAAAAGATTTCTATCTCAATCTAGAAGGTGATTTCCAGACTCATTTTGTTTATAACTTATCACTTAATGAAGCTAACGACCTCATCCAGTCGTTCACCCAAAGAGGGAAGTATTTAGAACTTGCAGGTTATCTCGAAAAAGTGGTCTGTCTGTGCGGGCCCAAAGTTGTGATTGATGAGTTGAAGGAAGAACTCAACCACAAGCCTAAATGTTTTTCTCTTCATACGATGAACCAGCCTATCCACAGCAAACAGTTAAGAGAACTCAACCAAAAACTCAAGAAGAGTATTTTTATGCAAGTTGATTTTAAGCCGATCCATGGAACGTTCATATCAGACGTGAACGGAGCTCTGATCACAGATCCTGATGAGTTCAAACAGACCATACTAGATGGGTATGACAACCCAGTACGTTGGGATCTTGTAAAGGGCAGAATCGATCAACTCGGACTCCAAAAGATATACGTGATCGGTCCAAAGAACCTTTTCAGTCAGTTGCTTAAAAATCAGATACAAACGATCGACGTTGGACCAGACAACGTGTTTACGTCAGGAGCCGTGAAGTAA
- a CDS encoding beta-ketoacyl synthase N-terminal-like domain-containing protein codes for MVNKIVITGLGMINPLGHTCLEVYNAYQDKVNSINQGISHYDPTNHFEKKEINRLDSFSQYAIVAANEAIEQAKLSDYEGSMEEISVIIGASGNGADRFLQENHELLIERGPKRISPYYSSAAMINSPPAEIALKNGFQGPSAAVLAGEASGLLALGQAVNYIQNGSCTIAIAGGTQGDISILTETGYEKSAIISEYPHHPLNPGAGAVVIETEKEARRRGAEPIGEVISFSMSTVSDEAEVKEAVIDALAEANIETHMVDLIGVAEETDVVTSIFKQDVEVLSLKESMGNTLAASGVNQVILSLLSLKETGKKQAIGLVNSIDPAGHFGCLIIKVV; via the coding sequence ATGGTAAATAAAATCGTCATAACGGGTCTAGGGATGATCAATCCACTCGGTCATACCTGTCTGGAGGTCTATAACGCTTATCAAGACAAGGTGAACTCTATCAATCAAGGCATCTCTCATTATGACCCTACCAACCACTTTGAAAAAAAAGAGATCAACCGACTAGATAGTTTTTCTCAGTATGCGATCGTTGCAGCGAACGAAGCGATCGAACAAGCGAAACTAAGTGACTATGAAGGTTCGATGGAAGAAATCAGTGTTATCATCGGTGCTTCTGGAAACGGAGCGGATCGGTTTCTTCAAGAGAATCACGAACTCTTGATAGAACGAGGTCCTAAACGGATCAGTCCCTATTATTCATCTGCAGCGATGATCAATTCACCACCCGCTGAGATCGCTTTAAAGAACGGGTTTCAAGGTCCGTCGGCTGCTGTCTTGGCAGGAGAGGCAAGCGGTCTACTCGCTCTCGGTCAAGCGGTGAACTATATCCAAAACGGTAGTTGTACGATCGCTATAGCTGGTGGAACACAAGGAGATATCTCAATTCTGACGGAAACAGGATACGAAAAATCAGCTATTATTTCAGAGTACCCACACCATCCACTCAACCCAGGAGCGGGAGCTGTCGTGATAGAAACAGAGAAAGAAGCAAGACGAAGAGGTGCAGAACCCATAGGTGAAGTGATCAGCTTTTCCATGAGTACCGTGAGTGATGAAGCAGAGGTTAAAGAAGCGGTGATTGATGCTTTAGCAGAAGCTAACATTGAAACACATATGGTCGACTTGATCGGTGTAGCGGAAGAAACGGATGTTGTAACATCGATCTTTAAACAGGATGTCGAAGTTCTTTCGCTTAAAGAATCAATGGGTAACACGCTTGCAGCGAGTGGTGTCAATCAAGTCATCTTAAGCCTTCTATCACTTAAGGAGACGGGAAAGAAACAAGCGATCGGGCTGGTTAACAGTATAGATCCCGCGGGGCATTTTGGATGTTTAATCATTAAAGTAGTTTAG
- a CDS encoding acyl carrier protein → MKEMMKEKIKLKFISSYKLSLTPDEIDDDAALFGVNSPYGLDSMDVLFFINHVKQDYELELGAIDTESFKTVNNIVNFIEKQAQERQTN, encoded by the coding sequence ATGAAAGAAATGATGAAAGAGAAGATCAAGTTGAAGTTTATCAGTTCATACAAGTTATCACTCACACCGGATGAGATCGATGATGATGCAGCATTATTCGGAGTGAACTCTCCTTACGGTCTAGATTCGATGGATGTTTTATTCTTTATCAATCATGTGAAACAAGATTATGAACTCGAGTTAGGGGCTATCGATACGGAGAGCTTTAAGACGGTTAACAACATCGTGAACTTTATTGAAAAACAAGCTCAAGAACGTCAGACGAACTAA
- a CDS encoding GNAT family protein, producing MKGNFVKLRPLEEEDYALFSQWVVPSKTSALARGSQDFATTEEIKQDIKHGNTRYAMVLTHEDKKIGFVSWQPQKYDGSYLLGGVIGDPDLWDSGYGAEASILIMDYLFHFKNAHKVQFINGLHNLRSVRFLLKNKVVIEGILRDYFFLDGEYHDAIVSSILRDEYYQDEQNMPEDSIPREEKQKIREELYEYMNGYWLKNTFPDLVTKGELHEVE from the coding sequence ATGAAAGGTAATTTTGTGAAACTAAGACCACTTGAAGAAGAAGATTATGCGTTGTTCTCACAATGGGTCGTACCGTCTAAGACCAGTGCACTAGCGAGAGGGTCCCAAGACTTTGCGACTACAGAAGAGATCAAACAGGATATCAAGCATGGCAATACTCGCTATGCGATGGTCCTTACACACGAAGATAAGAAGATTGGGTTCGTATCATGGCAGCCTCAAAAGTATGACGGAAGTTATCTTTTAGGTGGAGTAATCGGTGATCCGGATCTTTGGGATTCTGGATATGGAGCAGAAGCGTCCATCTTGATCATGGACTACCTTTTCCATTTCAAGAACGCGCATAAAGTCCAGTTCATCAACGGGTTACATAACTTAAGATCTGTCCGATTCCTACTCAAGAACAAAGTTGTCATCGAAGGGATCCTACGGGATTATTTCTTCTTAGACGGTGAGTACCATGATGCGATCGTCTCTTCCATATTAAGAGATGAGTATTACCAAGATGAACAGAACATGCCAGAAGACAGTATTCCTCGTGAGGAGAAACAAAAGATTCGTGAAGAACTCTATGAGTACATGAACGGCTATTGGCTGAAGAACACGTTTCCTGACCTCGTGACAAAAGGTGAACTTCATGAAGTGGAATGA
- a CDS encoding aldehyde dehydrogenase family protein — protein sequence MGYVSVLDRRTSLMEVRKETLDRTIEYMENNRKAIEDILLEISTYRTVEEEFETAIRTLKKGYMEVEMNQPPTINKMSVFMPSNLILYSYVLYLLIPSYYTKEIEFRSSNQVIDQVRRLHDLLKQAHELPITLLELSHRQYMKRSALEAEVVVFTGTYQNAEQIKSQFRNEQMFIYFGQGVNPFILLETADIEKAVHDLIQARMFNTGQDCMGPDVVYVPVNVRKEFTDYLVNSLKNLKFGDNQDPFADYGKMFYTSTLESIGEYLNQHSQFIEHGGTIDFWNKVIEPTVITSSLKDNLEIEEFFSPIFNVVTYEEVDELKKIVQESYFRERAMGASVYGTDDNGLVDVLRRKHVVSINETLFAIENGNEPFGGYGPMANYVYYKNQLHIKPLLISNVLRELWSSEEPLDD from the coding sequence ATGGGTTACGTAAGTGTGTTGGATAGACGCACTTCTTTGATGGAAGTACGAAAAGAAACCCTCGATCGAACGATAGAGTACATGGAAAACAACCGAAAGGCGATCGAAGATATCTTACTGGAGATCTCTACGTACCGAACAGTAGAAGAAGAGTTCGAGACCGCTATACGAACGCTCAAGAAGGGCTATATGGAAGTGGAGATGAATCAGCCTCCGACCATCAACAAGATGTCTGTTTTTATGCCATCGAACCTTATTCTTTATTCGTATGTTTTGTATCTACTCATTCCTTCTTATTATACGAAAGAGATTGAGTTTCGCAGTTCCAATCAAGTGATCGACCAAGTGAGGAGACTTCATGATCTCTTGAAGCAGGCACACGAGCTGCCGATCACACTGCTCGAGTTATCACATAGACAATATATGAAGCGTTCTGCACTAGAGGCCGAAGTCGTGGTGTTTACGGGTACGTATCAAAACGCTGAACAGATCAAATCTCAGTTTAGAAATGAACAGATGTTCATCTATTTTGGACAAGGAGTGAATCCCTTCATCCTTTTAGAAACAGCAGATATTGAGAAAGCTGTTCATGATCTCATCCAAGCGCGCATGTTCAATACGGGACAAGACTGTATGGGGCCGGATGTGGTGTATGTACCCGTTAACGTACGAAAAGAGTTTACTGATTATTTAGTGAATTCTCTTAAAAACCTGAAGTTTGGAGACAATCAGGATCCCTTCGCTGATTATGGGAAGATGTTCTACACTTCGACTCTAGAGTCGATCGGTGAGTATCTGAATCAACATAGTCAATTTATCGAACACGGCGGTACGATTGATTTTTGGAATAAAGTCATCGAACCCACCGTGATCACGAGTTCTCTAAAAGACAACTTAGAGATCGAAGAGTTCTTCTCACCCATCTTTAACGTTGTAACGTATGAAGAAGTGGACGAACTAAAGAAAATAGTTCAAGAGAGCTACTTCCGAGAACGTGCGATGGGGGCTAGTGTTTACGGAACAGATGATAACGGACTTGTTGATGTATTAAGACGAAAACATGTGGTGAGTATCAATGAGACGCTATTTGCTATCGAGAACGGTAACGAACCGTTCGGTGGCTACGGACCGATGGCTAACTACGTATACTACAAGAACCAGCTGCACATCAAACCGTTATTGATCTCAAACGTGTTACGTGAGCTATGGAGCAGCGAGGAGCCTCTGGATGACTAA
- a CDS encoding SDR family NAD(P)-dependent oxidoreductase produces MKWNDEVVVITGANKSIGKGMASHFASLGASVVLGYRSSMEEIEKIVGEIREETGNHNVSYEKMDVNDSGAIEEAVGRIIKRYKKIDVLVNNAGVSYGGALIPSNPLDKWEEIIQTNIMGTINCIHAVSLHMLTAQKGSIINIASLAGLVGMERLSAYSASKAGVIGLTRSLAKEYARFQVRVNAVAPGYIENTGMVDRIPEDQMNAFHKKIAMGHLGEVSDIAEAVSFLASSKSKYITGQTLVVDGGLM; encoded by the coding sequence ATGAAGTGGAATGATGAAGTCGTCGTCATCACAGGAGCCAATAAGAGTATAGGAAAAGGAATGGCATCTCATTTTGCTTCTCTTGGTGCGAGTGTCGTCTTAGGATACCGAAGCTCAATGGAAGAGATCGAAAAAATCGTTGGTGAGATCAGAGAAGAAACGGGGAACCACAACGTCTCCTATGAAAAGATGGATGTAAACGACAGTGGAGCGATCGAAGAAGCAGTCGGACGAATCATCAAGAGGTATAAGAAGATCGATGTTCTCGTGAATAATGCAGGTGTCAGTTACGGCGGCGCTTTGATCCCGAGTAACCCACTCGACAAATGGGAAGAGATCATCCAAACGAATATCATGGGCACGATCAACTGTATTCATGCGGTTTCCTTGCATATGCTGACGGCGCAGAAGGGATCCATCATCAATATCGCCTCTTTAGCAGGACTCGTCGGGATGGAGAGACTAAGCGCTTATAGTGCGAGTAAAGCGGGTGTCATCGGACTCACTCGTTCACTAGCGAAAGAATATGCTCGTTTTCAAGTGCGGGTAAACGCAGTGGCACCGGGTTACATCGAGAACACCGGCATGGTAGACCGTATCCCAGAAGATCAGATGAACGCGTTTCACAAGAAGATCGCGATGGGGCACCTCGGTGAAGTGAGTGATATTGCAGAAGCCGTATCCTTCTTAGCATCTTCTAAATCAAAGTATATTACCGGCCAGACGCTAGTCGTTGACGGCGGATTAATGTAG
- a CDS encoding ketoacyl-ACP synthase III: MTTQTVVRPSIVETTGLKIPVTIQGAGFAVPSQIVTNDELSEKFNTTDQWIQEKTGIKERRYLEDGRTTSDLCIEASLEAIAKAGIQPSDLDAIIITTTTPDQCLPSTAMIIKDALGATRAMPIDLNQAACAGGIYSILIGSHLLQNEHMNNVLVIGAEILSRIMDPTDRSTSVFFGDAAGAVVLQKTSEGYGLLAWDVDSKLNDAVKIVGGGATPLPEGETLESGQYIKMNGREVWNVATEAIPSSIRNVVKKANLTIEDIDHFLIHQANVNIVRAALDELQVPEDKTTFTVHEYANTGSATLFSVLYKALQEQRINEGDTIVFSAIGAGFLWGSLCLKYINN, translated from the coding sequence ATGACGACACAAACGGTAGTAAGACCGAGTATTGTTGAGACGACAGGATTGAAGATCCCCGTCACGATTCAAGGAGCGGGTTTTGCCGTTCCGAGTCAGATCGTAACGAACGACGAACTGAGCGAGAAGTTTAATACAACCGATCAGTGGATCCAAGAGAAGACCGGTATAAAAGAAAGACGGTACTTAGAAGATGGCCGTACAACTTCAGATCTATGTATCGAAGCAAGTCTAGAAGCGATCGCAAAAGCGGGTATCCAACCCTCAGACCTTGATGCGATCATCATCACTACGACGACTCCTGATCAATGTCTACCATCAACGGCGATGATCATAAAAGATGCGCTTGGGGCTACTCGTGCGATGCCGATCGATTTAAACCAGGCTGCCTGTGCAGGTGGGATCTATTCGATACTGATCGGCTCACACTTACTTCAGAACGAACATATGAACAACGTTCTTGTGATCGGCGCTGAAATCCTCTCACGAATCATGGATCCTACAGACAGAAGCACGTCGGTGTTCTTTGGTGACGCTGCTGGAGCTGTTGTTCTTCAAAAGACAAGTGAAGGGTATGGGCTGTTAGCGTGGGATGTGGATTCCAAGTTGAATGATGCTGTCAAGATCGTGGGTGGTGGGGCGACGCCACTTCCAGAGGGAGAGACGCTCGAGAGCGGTCAGTACATCAAGATGAACGGTAGAGAAGTTTGGAACGTAGCGACTGAAGCGATCCCATCATCCATTCGTAACGTCGTAAAGAAGGCAAACTTAACGATCGAAGATATCGATCACTTCTTGATTCATCAAGCAAACGTCAACATCGTGCGTGCAGCGTTAGACGAACTTCAGGTACCGGAAGACAAGACAACGTTTACGGTTCACGAATACGCCAATACAGGATCAGCGACTCTCTTTTCTGTCCTTTATAAAGCGTTACAAGAACAACGTATCAATGAGGGTGATACGATCGTCTTCTCGGCGATCGGAGCAGGTTTTCTTTGGGGCTCACTCTGTTTAAAATACATCAACAATTAA
- a CDS encoding class I adenylate-forming enzyme family protein: MSREIFTPDGTYSYEMFLQEVWGCVDYLTAKGVKAEDRVLLSMENSFSYMVTVFALIEMKCSIVLVDCLVNGEEVTRIALESKSKCSITDRLVPFSDALIHITMPTHEKRISTKTDELSIEGWMTLKDALILYTSGSTGNPKGIVKSGRSFVCNIESTMKRMRYYREDVLLPLIPFTHFYGLSILFIWWLEKCDLVLCNYKDIRSIVKAIIDKKVTVVDGIPSTYYVFNRLLNKRSESLQSIKESNVRMWCVGGAPLSKKLSGEFERLMDKPLLDGYGLSEVGNVALNVESPKFGCGQPIDGVRLKVVRSDGKESEFLEIGEVLVHSSGMMECYFENQEKTDEVYQDGWFKTNDLGYLDAHGNLFIVGRLGEEILRNGYLIYPASIEKEIEDRLGIKSKVISVEDEKKGAVLLLFVEATEEENQLKRMINQALNPILRPDKIIVLDEFPYLANGKIDQIQIKQWATHYSKGKERELWVT, translated from the coding sequence ATGAGCCGTGAAATTTTTACACCAGACGGTACATACTCTTATGAAATGTTTCTTCAAGAAGTTTGGGGTTGTGTCGATTATTTGACCGCTAAAGGGGTAAAAGCCGAAGATCGTGTCCTCTTGTCTATGGAGAACTCGTTCTCTTATATGGTTACGGTGTTTGCTTTGATAGAGATGAAGTGTTCGATTGTTTTAGTAGATTGCTTGGTAAACGGAGAAGAAGTCACGAGGATCGCGTTAGAGTCAAAGAGTAAATGTTCGATCACCGATCGACTCGTCCCTTTTTCTGATGCTTTGATCCACATCACGATGCCGACACATGAGAAAAGGATTTCGACGAAAACGGATGAGCTCTCCATTGAAGGATGGATGACGTTAAAAGACGCACTGATCCTTTACACTTCAGGTTCTACAGGAAACCCGAAAGGCATCGTAAAATCGGGTCGATCCTTCGTATGTAACATCGAATCAACGATGAAGAGGATGCGGTACTACCGTGAAGATGTTCTTCTGCCTTTGATCCCGTTTACACATTTTTATGGCCTGTCTATCCTCTTCATCTGGTGGCTAGAGAAGTGTGATCTTGTTCTATGTAACTATAAAGATATCAGAAGTATTGTGAAAGCGATCATCGATAAAAAGGTGACAGTCGTGGATGGAATCCCCTCCACCTATTATGTATTCAACCGGTTGTTGAACAAGCGCTCAGAATCTCTTCAGTCGATCAAAGAGTCAAACGTAAGGATGTGGTGTGTCGGAGGAGCCCCACTATCTAAAAAATTGAGTGGTGAGTTCGAGCGCTTGATGGATAAACCGCTTTTGGATGGCTACGGTCTATCAGAAGTGGGGAACGTTGCTCTGAACGTTGAGAGTCCTAAGTTTGGGTGCGGACAGCCGATCGATGGTGTGAGACTAAAAGTCGTTCGTTCTGACGGTAAAGAGAGTGAATTCTTAGAGATAGGAGAAGTTCTTGTCCATTCTTCTGGCATGATGGAATGCTATTTTGAGAATCAGGAAAAAACAGACGAGGTCTATCAAGATGGATGGTTCAAGACGAACGATCTAGGTTACTTAGATGCTCATGGAAACCTCTTTATCGTGGGCCGATTAGGCGAAGAGATCCTACGGAACGGATATTTGATCTATCCTGCTAGTATCGAAAAAGAGATCGAAGATCGTTTAGGAATCAAAAGTAAGGTCATCTCGGTAGAAGATGAAAAGAAAGGTGCCGTTCTTCTGTTGTTTGTGGAAGCTACTGAAGAAGAGAATCAACTGAAAAGAATGATAAACCAGGCACTAAATCCCATATTGAGGCCAGATAAAATCATCGTGTTAGATGAGTTTCCGTATCTTGCGAACGGGAAGATCGATCAGATTCAGATTAAACAATGGGCTACACACTACAGCAAAGGAAAGGAGAGGGAGTTATGGGTTACGTAA
- a CDS encoding ACP S-malonyltransferase has product MKTAVLFPPLMAIKEKSFYDLYQQYPHVQRKFQEASDILSLDLVQHFFSDDESEINRGLVARPSIVTLSTALFEMLRSELGEISYYLGPSLGQMTAIHCSGSLDFPTTIQMVKSMVELEEQDEANKGHSVYFFYNIDVEKLELAMKEIRQQGGYLEPCMYANHNQMIINGDIKSLEKLNHLVVPQGGLGVTIPFGPPGHCSLLQNVVDRFSEQFMPKATFLDPDRPLVSNVDGNLLLTKEEVMNEIVGQYTRSVQWYRCLQRLWSDGVRRLVVLGPGNFITKSLQFTDIPFEVETYLTAEEINNKLTSVIKEV; this is encoded by the coding sequence ATGAAAACAGCGGTTCTATTCCCACCGTTGATGGCGATCAAAGAGAAAAGCTTCTATGATCTCTATCAACAGTACCCTCATGTTCAAAGAAAGTTTCAAGAAGCGAGTGACATCTTATCACTCGATCTGGTCCAACATTTTTTCTCAGATGACGAGAGTGAAATAAATCGAGGTCTGGTCGCAAGGCCAAGTATCGTGACATTGAGTACGGCACTCTTTGAGATGTTAAGAAGTGAATTGGGAGAGATCTCCTACTATCTTGGACCGAGTCTCGGGCAGATGACCGCGATCCATTGTAGCGGATCTCTCGATTTCCCCACTACGATCCAAATGGTGAAGAGCATGGTGGAACTAGAAGAACAAGATGAAGCGAACAAAGGGCATAGCGTCTACTTCTTTTATAACATTGATGTCGAAAAGTTAGAACTGGCTATGAAAGAGATCAGGCAGCAGGGAGGGTATCTTGAACCTTGTATGTACGCCAATCATAACCAGATGATCATCAACGGTGACATTAAGAGTCTTGAGAAGTTGAACCACCTCGTCGTTCCTCAAGGGGGACTCGGGGTAACGATTCCTTTCGGACCCCCTGGACATTGTTCGTTATTGCAGAACGTTGTGGACCGTTTTAGTGAACAGTTCATGCCTAAAGCCACCTTTCTTGATCCTGATCGCCCACTCGTTAGTAACGTGGACGGAAATCTGCTTCTGACAAAAGAAGAGGTCATGAACGAGATCGTCGGACAGTATACAAGAAGTGTCCAGTGGTATCGCTGTCTACAGCGTCTTTGGAGCGATGGTGTGAGACGGTTGGTCGTACTCGGTCCGGGGAACTTTATCACGAAATCTTTACAGTTCACGGATATTCCGTTTGAAGTCGAGACGTATCTAACGGCCGAAGAGATAAACAACAAACTAACAAGTGTTATCAAGGAGGTGTAA
- a CDS encoding LuxR C-terminal-related transcriptional regulator: MGNKVLFVDFSKDRKNTHSLIELLSKRGYHCHYLNHSSSLSDSVFTNSFDLVIMNLAKGELIHTNFGECKKILLVGKGEKHLLSYVKNTQAVINRDNIHELLKAILVIQNGGFYISEEFRNDIMPEINLDSHVHQDIDLISVLTEMELKVVEELINDKTNQQIADTLYLSKRTVEYHIAASMQKLRVKSRVGLAVKITKANLICKFSGSTPAIQSIL, from the coding sequence ATGGGGAATAAAGTACTATTTGTAGACTTTAGTAAAGATAGGAAGAATACACATTCGTTGATCGAATTGTTGTCAAAAAGGGGATATCACTGCCATTATTTGAACCATTCATCATCTCTTTCAGATTCCGTTTTTACTAATTCTTTTGACCTAGTCATTATGAACCTTGCAAAAGGTGAACTCATTCATACTAATTTTGGAGAGTGCAAGAAGATCTTACTCGTAGGTAAGGGAGAGAAACATCTTCTCTCCTATGTCAAAAATACGCAAGCCGTCATCAATCGAGATAACATCCACGAGCTCTTAAAGGCAATCTTGGTCATTCAGAACGGTGGATTTTATATATCTGAAGAGTTTAGAAACGATATCATGCCTGAGATCAATCTTGATTCTCATGTTCATCAAGATATCGACCTCATCTCTGTGTTAACCGAGATGGAACTAAAAGTGGTCGAAGAACTGATCAATGATAAAACGAACCAGCAGATCGCCGATACTCTGTATCTCAGCAAACGGACAGTGGAATATCATATCGCTGCGAGTATGCAGAAATTAAGAGTAAAGTCCCGCGTCGGACTCGCTGTGAAAATCACAAAAGCGAATCTTATCTGTAAGTTTTCAGGATCCACCCCTGCGATTCAATCTATATTATAA